From Pirellulales bacterium, the proteins below share one genomic window:
- a CDS encoding efflux RND transporter permease subunit — PWGNTLAVTRAVEAALEALRPGLAGVTIDPTIFRPATFIERALENLTHSMLLGCVLVVAVLALFLYDWRTALISITAIPLSLIAAAIVLHFWGVTFNTMVVAGLVIALGEVVDDAIIDVENIQRRLRQNALTPQPAPAFDVVLHASLEVRSAVVYASLIVTLVFVPILFLDGVAGSFFRPLAIAYILAILASLAVALTVTPALSLALLPSVAGRKRVEAPLSRYLQDLYVRTLPPLVARPRTCAMVIAITFLATAVGVMRLGEEFLPNFQETDFLMHWVEKPGASLDAMRRVTIQASRELRAIPGVRNFGSHIGRAEVADEVVGPNFTELWISVDPDVDLTQTVARIQTLIDGYPGLYRDVLTYLKERIKEVLSGAGATIVVRTFGPDLAVLRAKGEEIRAAIADVPGVTNLKIEPQVLVPQLQVRVRPDAAARFGLTHTQARRAVATLVNGTKVGEVYQDQKSYDVVVRGIASVRADLAALQRLPIDLPTGGHVALGDVADLQIAPAPNEIKREAASRRLDVTCNVAGRDLGSVARDIEDRVHGLSFDRGYHPEFLGEYAAREQSRRRLFALSGLSLTGILLLLHVDFRSWRIALLVFLTIPFALVGGVLGAVLQGGVLSLGSLVGFVTVLGIAARNGIMLVSHYRHLELEEGEPFGAELVLRGARERLVPILMTALCTGLALVPLVWAGNRPGHEIEYPMAAVILGGLATSTILNLFLLPPIYLAFGRVTPGPKQVLPQQR, encoded by the coding sequence TTATCGAACGGGCGCTGGAAAACCTCACCCATTCCATGTTATTAGGGTGCGTGTTGGTCGTAGCCGTGCTGGCCTTGTTCCTGTACGACTGGCGGACGGCGCTGATCAGCATCACGGCCATACCGCTTTCCCTGATCGCGGCGGCGATCGTGCTGCATTTTTGGGGCGTCACGTTCAACACCATGGTGGTGGCAGGCCTGGTAATTGCCTTGGGCGAAGTGGTGGACGATGCGATCATCGACGTGGAAAATATTCAGCGCCGCTTACGTCAAAATGCGCTGACTCCGCAGCCGGCCCCGGCCTTCGATGTGGTTTTGCACGCCTCGCTCGAGGTGCGCAGCGCCGTCGTCTATGCCAGCCTGATCGTGACGCTGGTGTTCGTGCCGATTTTATTTCTGGACGGTGTCGCTGGATCGTTTTTTCGCCCCTTGGCGATTGCCTATATCCTGGCGATTCTGGCATCTCTGGCGGTGGCGCTGACGGTGACGCCGGCCTTGTCGCTGGCGCTACTGCCTAGCGTAGCGGGGCGCAAGCGCGTCGAGGCGCCGCTGTCGCGCTACTTGCAGGATCTCTACGTGCGCACGCTTCCACCGTTGGTGGCGCGGCCCCGCACGTGCGCGATGGTGATCGCGATCACGTTTCTAGCGACCGCTGTGGGCGTGATGCGATTGGGCGAGGAGTTCCTGCCGAACTTTCAGGAGACCGACTTCCTGATGCACTGGGTGGAAAAGCCCGGCGCATCTCTGGACGCCATGCGACGCGTCACGATCCAAGCCAGCCGCGAGTTGCGGGCCATTCCGGGCGTGCGGAATTTCGGCTCGCACATTGGCCGCGCCGAGGTGGCCGACGAAGTGGTCGGGCCGAACTTTACTGAACTGTGGATCAGCGTCGACCCCGATGTCGACCTAACGCAGACCGTGGCCCGGATTCAAACTTTGATCGATGGTTATCCAGGCTTGTACCGCGACGTGCTCACTTATCTCAAGGAGCGCATCAAAGAGGTGCTCTCGGGCGCCGGAGCCACGATCGTCGTGCGTACCTTCGGACCTGATCTGGCTGTGTTGCGGGCCAAGGGGGAAGAGATCCGCGCCGCGATCGCCGACGTGCCAGGCGTAACAAACTTGAAGATCGAACCGCAAGTGCTCGTCCCGCAATTGCAAGTGCGCGTGCGCCCCGATGCCGCCGCCCGCTTTGGACTGACCCACACCCAGGCGCGCCGCGCCGTCGCCACGCTAGTGAACGGCACCAAGGTGGGCGAGGTTTATCAGGATCAGAAAAGCTACGATGTCGTCGTGCGCGGCATTGCCAGCGTGCGCGCGGATCTGGCGGCGCTACAGCGCCTACCTATCGATTTGCCGACCGGAGGTCACGTTGCGTTAGGAGACGTGGCCGATCTGCAGATCGCTCCTGCACCGAACGAGATCAAACGCGAGGCGGCCTCACGACGCCTGGATGTCACCTGCAACGTGGCCGGGCGTGATCTGGGTAGTGTCGCCCGCGACATTGAGGATCGAGTGCATGGCCTCTCGTTCGATCGCGGTTACCACCCGGAGTTTCTGGGTGAGTACGCCGCGCGCGAGCAGTCGCGGCGACGACTGTTTGCACTTTCGGGCTTATCGCTGACGGGCATCTTGCTGCTACTGCACGTCGACTTTCGCTCGTGGCGAATTGCACTGCTTGTGTTTCTCACGATTCCTTTCGCTTTGGTCGGAGGCGTCTTGGGGGCCGTGCTCCAAGGGGGTGTATTGTCGCTGGGGTCGCTCGTAGGTTTCGTGACTGTGCTGGGAATCGCGGCGCGCAACGGCATCATGCTCGTCAGCCATTACCGGCATCTCGAGCTTGAAGAAGGGGAACCTTTCGGCGCAGAGCTCGTGCTGCGCGGCGCGCGCGAGCGACTGGTGCCGATCCTCATGACGGCGCTCTGCACGGGCCTGGCACTGGTGCCATTGGTGTGGGCCGGCAATCGGCCGGGGCATGAGATCGAATATCCGATGGCCGCCGTGATCCTGGGCGGTTTGGCAACTTCGACGATTCTGAACCTGTTCTTATTGCCGCCCATCTACCTGGCGTTTGGTCGCGTCACGCCAGGTCCAAAACAGGTGCTGCCGCAGCAGCGCTAG